From Mannheimia pernigra, one genomic window encodes:
- a CDS encoding TonB-dependent receptor domain-containing protein, producing MKSFKLLPVSAAVLGVFAANAFAETAVLDTVTVTDNQGLKVKSNIVTTQKKDESTQTDLRGLLRDEPAINLGGGNGTSQYLYIRGMGQNSVDVKVDNAYSDSQIHYHQGRHMLDPALVKIVSVQKGAGSASAGIGQTNGAVVAKTLDVRDLLKDSEKNFGAKLGTGISTNHAHNFNATVYGKGEIFDVLVSGNQVKESDYQGGRGYFDDANKNNRVASSALNKISYLAKLGATLGDHRIVLSHLNEQHEGVRNVREEFQTFSGQSPANRKTSVTNTNLEYTGKNLGFAQEITANVYRLVHGRVSADDSGNFYAGQKTVGKNRISLNPKGQTTKNKIVTTGANLNFDSVVNEGVLLKYGVNYRHQEVKPHTKFDTRLVNQEKVDTGLYLEAISAPVDKVTLTTGIRYDHFNFKGMDGRKRSDGAFNPSIGVIYEPINYLSLSASHNYATRSPRMQDALLSHGGGRGFYTIGKNTKAEKARNTEIGFNYNDGTFSFDGSYFWQNISDALGTNNGRNSHDVASQIIINAGKIKNRGYELNAGYHDSGFTARVGVAHSKPKFYGDNLSNNPEYATAIGRTWTASLSYRFEQPNVEVGVHHRIVEKVKAGDNFLVRNDNGTPKIGRFEASQKDGYNVTDITVNWKPFNNDSLNVNLAVDNVANKLYKSHAQRSQLPARGREFRAGVNYTF from the coding sequence ATGAAAAGCTTCAAATTACTCCCTGTTTCTGCTGCGGTATTGGGCGTGTTCGCAGCAAATGCGTTCGCTGAAACAGCGGTATTAGATACGGTTACTGTAACAGATAACCAAGGCTTAAAAGTTAAAAGCAATATCGTGACGACTCAGAAAAAAGATGAAAGCACTCAAACCGATTTACGTGGTTTACTGCGTGATGAGCCTGCAATCAACTTAGGTGGCGGTAACGGTACATCTCAATATCTTTACATTCGTGGTATGGGGCAAAACTCAGTTGATGTTAAAGTAGATAATGCGTACTCTGACAGCCAAATTCACTATCATCAAGGTCGTCATATGTTAGACCCTGCGTTGGTGAAAATCGTCTCTGTACAAAAAGGTGCAGGCAGTGCTTCTGCTGGTATTGGTCAAACTAATGGTGCAGTAGTTGCAAAAACATTAGATGTTCGTGATTTATTAAAAGATAGCGAGAAAAACTTTGGTGCAAAATTAGGTACTGGTATCAGTACAAACCATGCTCACAACTTCAATGCAACTGTGTATGGCAAAGGTGAAATCTTTGATGTATTGGTGTCTGGAAATCAAGTGAAAGAGAGCGATTACCAAGGTGGTAGAGGCTATTTTGATGATGCTAATAAAAATAATCGTGTCGCAAGCAGTGCCTTAAACAAAATTAGCTATTTAGCAAAATTAGGGGCAACGTTAGGTGATCATCGTATTGTATTAAGCCACTTAAATGAACAACACGAAGGTGTGCGTAATGTACGAGAAGAATTTCAAACCTTTAGTGGTCAATCACCGGCTAACCGCAAAACATCGGTTACTAATACTAATTTAGAGTATACGGGTAAAAATTTAGGTTTCGCTCAAGAAATTACGGCTAATGTTTATCGCTTGGTTCACGGTCGTGTTTCTGCTGACGATTCAGGTAACTTCTATGCGGGTCAAAAAACAGTCGGCAAAAATCGGATTAGCCTAAACCCTAAAGGGCAAACCACAAAAAATAAGATTGTAACAACGGGTGCAAATCTAAACTTTGATTCAGTAGTAAATGAAGGTGTATTACTAAAATATGGTGTGAACTATCGCCACCAAGAAGTAAAACCACACACAAAATTTGATACAAGATTAGTAAATCAAGAGAAAGTGGATACAGGTCTTTATTTAGAAGCCATTTCTGCACCAGTAGATAAAGTGACTTTAACGACGGGTATTCGTTATGATCATTTCAACTTTAAAGGTATGGATGGCAGAAAACGCAGTGATGGAGCATTTAATCCGAGTATTGGCGTCATTTATGAGCCTATCAACTACTTGAGTTTAAGTGCAAGCCACAACTACGCAACCCGTAGCCCACGTATGCAAGATGCGTTATTGTCGCACGGTGGTGGTCGAGGTTTCTACACAATTGGTAAAAATACTAAAGCAGAAAAAGCTCGCAATACTGAAATCGGCTTCAACTATAATGACGGTACATTCAGCTTTGACGGTAGTTACTTCTGGCAAAATATCTCAGATGCACTTGGCACAAATAATGGTCGTAACAGCCACGATGTGGCTTCTCAAATTATCATCAACGCAGGTAAAATCAAAAACCGCGGTTATGAGTTAAATGCAGGTTATCACGATAGTGGATTTACTGCCCGTGTAGGCGTTGCTCACAGCAAACCTAAATTCTACGGTGATAATTTAAGCAACAACCCTGAATATGCTACAGCAATTGGTCGTACTTGGACGGCGTCATTAAGCTACCGCTTTGAGCAACCAAACGTAGAAGTTGGCGTACACCACCGTATTGTTGAAAAAGTGAAAGCAGGGGATAACTTCCTGGTAAGAAACGACAATGGTACACCTAAGATTGGTCGTTTTGAAGCCTCACAAAAAGACGGTTACAATGTGACTGATATTACTGTGAACTGGAAGCCATTTAATAACGATAGCTTGAATGTGAACCTCGCAGTAGATAATGTGGCAAATAAACTCTACAAATCTCACGCTCAGCGTAGCCAGTTACCCGCCCGTGGTCGTGAATTCCGAGCAGGTGTAAACTACACGTTCTAA
- a CDS encoding DeoR/GlpR family DNA-binding transcription regulator yields the protein MQQRQDKIIAYLAQFDEASVQELAEHCSVSIETIRRDLNRLDKNGLLHRTHGGAVSHKKRDIGRSFSTRLRANSYAKRHIAENVVSYLQPESVIALDASSTSWNVAQRIPNIPCTIVSSSMRIIRSLSHKPHIRTVATGGIYSEKYDAFYGPLSEQLLSRLKIDIAIISCTGIADNVIWESNEINISFKRKLLANSKAVFLLVDHSKFDRKDLIQMEMLSCVNKLFVDQIPPKIVQNYCLENQIQLII from the coding sequence ATGCAGCAACGACAAGATAAAATCATCGCTTATCTCGCCCAATTTGATGAGGCTAGCGTGCAAGAATTGGCTGAACATTGTTCAGTTTCTATTGAGACTATCCGCCGAGATTTAAATAGATTAGATAAAAACGGGCTGCTACACCGCACACATGGTGGGGCGGTTAGTCATAAGAAAAGAGATATCGGACGTTCATTTAGTACTCGCTTACGAGCAAATAGCTACGCTAAACGACATATTGCAGAAAATGTTGTCTCTTATTTACAACCAGAATCCGTGATTGCCCTTGATGCTAGCTCAACCTCTTGGAACGTAGCACAACGCATTCCAAATATTCCCTGTACGATTGTAAGTAGCTCTATGCGGATTATTCGCAGTCTTTCACATAAACCACACATTAGAACCGTTGCGACGGGTGGGATATATTCAGAGAAATATGATGCTTTTTATGGACCGCTTTCTGAGCAGCTATTATCTCGCTTGAAAATTGATATCGCGATTATCTCTTGTACAGGTATTGCAGACAATGTAATTTGGGAATCCAATGAAATTAATATTTCCTTCAAACGGAAATTGTTGGCAAATAGTAAAGCGGTGTTTTTGTTGGTTGATCACAGCAAATTTGATCGTAAAGACTTAATTCAAATGGAAATGCTCTCTTGTGTTAATAAACTGTTTGTCGATCAAATTCCCCCTAAGATTGTACAAAATTACTGTTTAGAAAACCAAATTCAACTCATTATCTAG
- a CDS encoding TonB-dependent receptor plug domain-containing protein — protein sequence MLDTVEVKAQAIKKTDEVFIKTGAISTRDKILESNQSLETIVRSMPGAFTQMDKSQGVVSVNIRGGSGFGRANTIIDGISQTFYGSSTDDGGRSGGTSQFGAFIDPAFLMSVNVERGTFSGSSGANALLGAANFKTVGVNDLVTQGNSMGAMSKMTFGNNAIGPNYMGMLAGKYQFNDSTWIGALFGHSWRKISQNYKIGGGRKVTDSSIDLSKIDDLDKESSTTSPFNAAHLKQKPMSRMAKLEYGDKYQTITLSYRDYQSQVAGRHLKNQNNQLNYRFHLPESPWLDVQVAYAENQGKQNYNKGSRINNKYLIQGLAINNKATTLNLSNTFKVSPFKDGEWEAILGFNRLKNRYSKNRHPAELNYNLENGETSENNDSVGMTAVRKSLYTSTFQPDGEQKFDTFYLDNHFNYGMWGLDINANINTARFIGQRFKYFPFAIRELESDIRQASRNRQFEHLRSLQSQLDNLQKKHCTYIPDEDFPNDPELGEFNCPDVNFPHTATGKHKRINYSATLSAYIHDLFTPFISYSQTHRAPNIKEIFFSNLGDYGVNTALQPEQAKTTQFGINGFKERVFSEEDKLGFKVLFYNTHLKNYIYNVQHTAVGSAPGLFIFHKNYEKPVNIKGIELEFSYDIGSFYGNLAYARQNTNQPVSFTDASSRVDAASHYGFKTQGFGASKISALPRDYGSLELGTRWFDQRLQIGGVAKYYGKSKRIAIDEFNYTYYPGTHIVKETHRLEETVNKQPIIVDFYVSYEPIKSLILKLELQNVFDKKYIDPLDANNDAASQRVYNSDISDEPIYTLNNYARGRTIVFSTSYKF from the coding sequence ATGTTAGATACGGTTGAGGTTAAAGCCCAAGCAATAAAAAAAACAGATGAAGTTTTCATTAAAACAGGGGCAATAAGCACCCGAGATAAAATCTTGGAATCAAACCAAAGCTTAGAGACTATTGTTCGTTCTATGCCTGGCGCATTTACACAAATGGATAAATCTCAAGGTGTGGTTTCTGTTAATATTCGAGGAGGTTCTGGATTTGGGCGAGCTAATACTATTATTGATGGAATTAGCCAAACTTTCTATGGTAGTTCGACAGATGATGGAGGGCGATCAGGAGGCACATCTCAATTTGGAGCTTTTATTGATCCTGCTTTTTTAATGTCTGTTAATGTGGAGAGAGGAACCTTCAGTGGTAGTAGTGGTGCCAATGCATTACTTGGAGCAGCAAACTTTAAAACTGTCGGTGTCAATGATCTAGTTACACAAGGAAATTCCATGGGTGCTATGTCTAAAATGACTTTTGGTAATAATGCAATAGGCCCAAATTATATGGGAATGCTCGCTGGCAAATACCAATTCAATGACTCTACTTGGATAGGAGCATTATTTGGGCATAGTTGGCGCAAAATCTCTCAAAATTATAAAATAGGAGGCGGACGAAAAGTTACGGATAGCTCGATTGACCTTAGTAAAATTGATGATCTAGATAAAGAAAGTTCTACCACCTCACCGTTCAATGCAGCTCATTTAAAACAAAAACCAATGAGTCGTATGGCTAAATTGGAATATGGCGATAAATACCAAACCATCACACTTTCTTATCGTGATTACCAAAGTCAGGTAGCGGGTAGACATTTAAAAAACCAAAACAACCAGTTAAATTATCGTTTTCACTTGCCTGAGTCACCTTGGTTAGATGTTCAAGTGGCCTATGCGGAAAATCAAGGCAAACAAAACTACAACAAAGGGAGCCGAATTAATAATAAATATTTAATTCAAGGTTTGGCAATTAACAACAAAGCGACAACCTTAAATTTGAGTAACACCTTTAAAGTGTCTCCGTTTAAAGATGGAGAATGGGAAGCAATATTAGGTTTTAATCGTTTAAAGAACCGCTATAGTAAAAATAGACATCCTGCGGAATTAAACTATAACTTAGAGAATGGCGAAACCAGCGAAAACAACGATTCTGTAGGAATGACAGCCGTTCGTAAATCGCTTTATACTTCAACTTTCCAGCCTGATGGCGAACAGAAGTTCGATACTTTTTATCTCGACAATCACTTTAACTATGGTATGTGGGGATTGGATATAAACGCAAATATTAATACCGCTCGGTTTATTGGTCAGCGTTTTAAATATTTTCCTTTTGCGATTAGAGAATTGGAGTCAGATATTAGACAGGCAAGTAGAAATAGGCAGTTTGAGCATTTAAGGTCATTACAATCTCAATTAGACAACTTGCAAAAAAAACATTGTACATATATTCCAGATGAGGATTTTCCTAATGATCCTGAATTGGGAGAGTTTAACTGTCCTGATGTCAATTTTCCTCATACAGCAACAGGAAAACATAAACGAATTAATTATTCAGCAACCTTGTCTGCTTATATTCACGATTTATTCACGCCCTTTATTAGTTATTCTCAAACACATCGAGCCCCTAATATTAAAGAAATATTCTTCTCTAACTTAGGTGACTATGGTGTAAATACCGCACTACAGCCAGAGCAAGCGAAAACAACACAGTTTGGTATTAATGGATTCAAAGAACGGGTATTTAGTGAAGAAGATAAATTAGGATTTAAAGTGCTATTTTATAACACTCACTTAAAAAACTATATTTATAATGTACAACATACCGCTGTTGGTAGTGCTCCTGGTTTATTCATTTTCCACAAAAACTATGAAAAACCAGTAAATATCAAAGGGATAGAATTAGAATTTAGTTATGATATAGGCTCTTTCTATGGCAACTTAGCTTATGCTCGTCAAAATACGAATCAACCCGTATCCTTTACAGATGCAAGTTCAAGGGTAGATGCCGCTTCTCATTATGGTTTTAAAACTCAAGGTTTTGGTGCCAGCAAAATTTCAGCGTTACCAAGAGACTATGGCTCATTGGAGTTAGGGACAAGATGGTTTGATCAAAGACTACAAATTGGCGGAGTGGCAAAATATTACGGAAAAAGTAAACGTATTGCGATAGATGAGTTTAACTATACTTATTATCCTGGAACACATATTGTGAAAGAAACTCATCGGCTCGAAGAAACCGTAAATAAACAACCTATTATTGTTGATTTTTACGTGAGCTACGAACCAATCAAGTCGCTTATATTAAAGTTAGAACTACAAAATGTCTTTGACAAAAAGTACATTGATCCTCTTGATGCTAATAATGATGCAGCAAGTCAGAGGGTTTACAATTCTGATATCAGTGATGAACCTATTTATACGCTCAATAATTATGCAAGAGGGAGAACTATAGTGTTTAGCACAAGTTATAAATTCTAA
- a CDS encoding ATP-binding protein → MILKSDLLDIISIQQQQLAFQQSYPREMLPQLRFYNEMALIITGIRRCGKSTLLTQLLQQQNLQTTLFINFDTPRLFDFQFSDFRLLDEIIQEKQVKILFFDEIQVIDQWEIYVRGKLDEGYQVIVTGSNASLLSRELGTKLTGRHISKELFPFSFSEFCAFLQLPQNAESVEKYLHKGGFPQYLKTQENELFEHLINDILYRDIVVRYAIRDEQSMKRLVLFLAGNVGNLISASKLTQSLNVKSTSTVQEYLTYLENAYLIQLIPKFAYSYKAQLVNPRKVYFIDNGLQEAISPSFTADLGRKLENAVFWALRRQYQEIYYYNENNKECDFVVCKNAQPQQLIQVCLTLNAENREREIQGVLDAMRFFDFDNGYIITLNQKDKVISDGKTIEIIPFAEFFVN, encoded by the coding sequence ATGATACTAAAATCCGATCTCCTTGATATAATTAGCATTCAGCAACAACAATTAGCCTTTCAACAAAGCTATCCTAGAGAAATGTTGCCACAACTGCGTTTTTATAACGAAATGGCATTAATTATTACTGGCATCAGACGTTGCGGCAAAAGCACATTGCTTACCCAACTTTTACAGCAACAAAATCTACAAACAACGCTGTTTATCAATTTTGATACGCCAAGGCTGTTTGATTTCCAATTCAGCGATTTCCGTTTGTTAGATGAAATCATTCAAGAAAAACAGGTTAAAATCCTTTTTTTTGATGAAATCCAAGTTATTGATCAATGGGAAATCTATGTGCGAGGCAAGCTCGATGAAGGGTATCAAGTGATTGTGACAGGCTCAAATGCCTCATTATTAAGCCGAGAACTCGGCACAAAATTAACTGGCAGGCATATTAGCAAAGAGCTGTTCCCTTTTTCATTTTCTGAATTTTGTGCGTTTCTACAATTACCGCAAAATGCGGAAAGCGTGGAGAAATATTTGCACAAAGGCGGTTTTCCACAATATTTGAAAACGCAAGAAAATGAACTGTTTGAACATTTAATCAACGATATTTTATACCGTGATATTGTGGTGCGTTACGCTATTCGGGACGAACAATCAATGAAACGGCTTGTACTGTTTTTAGCCGGCAATGTAGGGAACTTAATTTCAGCGAGTAAGCTCACCCAAAGTTTAAATGTAAAAAGCACCTCCACCGTGCAGGAATATTTAACTTACTTAGAAAACGCTTATTTGATACAGCTTATCCCCAAATTTGCGTACTCTTATAAAGCTCAGTTAGTGAACCCTCGCAAGGTCTATTTTATTGATAACGGCTTACAAGAAGCAATTTCCCCCTCTTTTACGGCAGATCTCGGTAGGAAATTAGAAAATGCCGTATTTTGGGCATTACGCCGCCAATATCAAGAGATCTATTATTACAACGAAAATAATAAAGAGTGTGACTTCGTGGTGTGTAAAAATGCTCAACCACAACAGCTTATTCAGGTTTGTTTAACGCTGAATGCCGAAAATCGAGAACGAGAAATTCAGGGTGTATTAGATGCAATGCGTTTTTTCGACTTTGATAACGGCTATATCATTACGTTAAACCAAAAAGATAAAGTGATCAGTGACGGAAAAACCATTGAGATTATTCCTTTTGCCGAATTTTTTGTGAATTAA
- a CDS encoding transposase, with amino-acid sequence MSRKYKFHEKSGAYFVSFATVYWVGVFVREIYFQVIVDALDYCRKHKGMILYAYCIMPTHIHLLFQAENQNPSDLIRDFKTFTAKILIQRIKDNLQENRREWLLWMFSRAAERRCNVKQYQF; translated from the coding sequence ATGAGCCGAAAATATAAATTCCACGAAAAGAGCGGTGCTTATTTTGTCAGTTTTGCAACTGTTTATTGGGTTGGTGTGTTTGTGAGAGAAATTTATTTTCAGGTAATTGTTGATGCCTTAGATTACTGCAGAAAACATAAGGGAATGATTTTGTATGCCTATTGTATTATGCCAACTCATATCCATTTATTATTTCAAGCAGAAAATCAAAATCCTTCTGATTTAATACGAGATTTCAAAACATTCACCGCTAAAATACTTATTCAGAGAATTAAAGATAATTTGCAAGAAAACCGTCGGGAATGGTTGCTGTGGATGTTTTCTCGGGCGGCTGAACGACGTTGTAATGTAAAACAATATCAATTCTAG
- the purL gene encoding phosphoribosylformylglycinamidine synthase: protein MTMQIFRGSPALSEFRLNQLHQKFQQNQLPVKSVYAEFLHFIALNRPLAEAETAKIQELLHYGPTLKEQEPKGFALFVTPRVGTISSWSSKATDIAHNCGLDAVERIERGVVYYFEFSAELSESQLTTLKGLLHDRMMETVLKDAADAAQLFAQQEPKPFTSVDILGGGRKALEDANINLGLALAEDEIDYLVQNFTALGRNPNDIELYMFAQANSEHCRHKIFNADWTIDGVKQEKSLFKMIKNTFEKTPDYVLSAYKDNAAVMEGSTVGRFFPDQDGQYRYHQEDAHILMKVETHNHPTAISPFPGAATGSGGEIRDEGATGRGAKPKAGLTGFSVSNLVIPNFEQPWENPLSKPSRIASALDIMIEGPLGGAAFNNEFGRPALLGYFRTYEEKVNSFAGEEVRGYHKPIMLAGGIGNIRAEHVQKGEIPVGAKLIVLGGPAMNIGLGGGAASSMASGKSKENLDFASVQRENPEMERRCQEVIDRCWQMGAENPILFIHDVGAGGLSNAMPELVHDGERGGKFDLRNILCDEKGMSPLEIWCNESQERYVLAVSPEKLDIFTALCERERAPFAVIGEATKEKHLTLADTHFNNKPIDLPMNVLLGKTPKMQRDASSKTVKNPPLVTADIDLKEAFHRVLRLPAVAEKTFLITIGDRSVTGMVAQDQMVGPWQIPVADCAVTTASLDSYHGEAMSIGERSPVALLDFAASARLAVAESITNIAATNIGDIKRIKLSANWMSAAGHEGEDAGLYEAVKAVGEELCPTLGITIPVGKDSMSMRTTWEENGEQKSVTAPLSLVISAFARVEDVRKTVTPQLRTDKGDTRLLLIDLGEGNSRLGATALAQVYKQIGDKPADVVNVARLKGFFNAIQTLVRDGKLLAYHDKSDGGLITTLAEMAFAGNCKIRAEIDRLGTDDLGVLFNEELGAVIQVKTSDLESVQAVLKAENLANLTYDIGSVAQGDGFEITRNGEMVFSQKRSELRGIWAELTHQMQRLRDNPECADQEFAAKKDSNNKGLSAFLTYDVNDDIALPFINKGTKPTIAILREQGVNSHYEMAAAFDRAGFNAIDVHMSDLISGRRNLNDFNAMVACGGFSYGDVLGAGGGWAKSILFNPMLRDQFSQFFVNPNTLALGVCNGCQMVSNLAEIIPGTENWPRFVRNKSERFEARAAMVKINDTNSLWFNGIAGSHMPIAVSHGEGQVEFKRSEQLENLQKQNLVIAQYVDSHLNPTEQYPANPNGSALGITAIGNTDGRVAIMMPHPERVFRAVSNSWCPEDWTEDGAWMRLFRSARVALEY from the coding sequence ATGACTATGCAGATCTTTCGTGGCTCGCCAGCCCTTTCTGAATTTCGTTTAAACCAACTTCATCAAAAATTCCAGCAAAATCAACTTCCTGTTAAATCGGTGTATGCCGAATTTTTGCATTTTATTGCCCTAAATCGACCGCTTGCTGAAGCCGAAACAGCGAAAATTCAAGAACTGTTGCATTATGGACCTACATTGAAAGAGCAAGAGCCAAAGGGGTTTGCATTATTTGTGACCCCACGGGTTGGTACCATTTCCTCTTGGTCGTCTAAAGCAACGGACATCGCCCATAATTGTGGCTTAGACGCGGTTGAGCGTATTGAGCGTGGCGTGGTGTACTATTTTGAATTTTCTGCCGAGCTGAGCGAGTCCCAACTTACCACGCTCAAAGGCTTGCTGCACGATCGTATGATGGAAACCGTGCTGAAAGACGCTGCCGATGCCGCTCAATTGTTTGCCCAACAAGAACCAAAACCATTCACTTCGGTGGATATTTTAGGCGGTGGTCGCAAGGCGTTAGAGGACGCGAACATCAATTTAGGCTTGGCGTTGGCGGAAGATGAAATTGATTATTTGGTGCAAAATTTCACCGCACTGGGGCGTAACCCGAATGACATCGAGCTTTATATGTTCGCCCAAGCCAACTCCGAGCACTGTCGCCACAAAATTTTTAACGCAGATTGGACGATTGACGGCGTGAAACAGGAAAAATCCCTGTTCAAGATGATTAAAAACACCTTTGAGAAAACGCCTGACTATGTGCTTTCCGCTTATAAAGACAATGCCGCCGTGATGGAAGGTTCAACCGTTGGTCGTTTCTTTCCAGATCAAGACGGGCAATATCGTTACCATCAAGAAGATGCGCATATTTTAATGAAAGTGGAAACCCATAATCATCCGACTGCTATCTCGCCATTCCCTGGTGCAGCGACAGGTTCGGGCGGTGAAATTCGTGACGAAGGAGCAACTGGGCGTGGAGCGAAGCCGAAAGCAGGTTTGACAGGCTTCTCGGTCTCAAATTTGGTTATTCCAAACTTTGAACAGCCGTGGGAAAACCCGCTCTCTAAACCGAGCCGTATTGCTTCTGCGTTAGATATTATGATCGAAGGCCCACTTGGCGGTGCTGCATTTAATAATGAGTTCGGTCGCCCCGCATTGCTTGGCTACTTCCGCACTTACGAAGAAAAAGTAAATAGTTTTGCAGGTGAGGAAGTGCGGGGTTACCATAAACCAATTATGCTTGCTGGCGGTATTGGCAACATTCGTGCTGAACACGTGCAAAAAGGCGAAATCCCAGTGGGAGCAAAATTAATTGTGCTTGGCGGCCCTGCGATGAATATTGGCTTGGGTGGCGGTGCGGCTTCGTCTATGGCTTCGGGCAAATCGAAAGAGAATTTGGATTTTGCCTCGGTTCAGCGTGAAAACCCAGAAATGGAACGTCGCTGCCAAGAAGTGATCGACCGTTGCTGGCAGATGGGGGCGGAGAACCCAATTTTATTTATTCACGACGTGGGGGCTGGCGGTTTATCAAATGCGATGCCTGAATTGGTTCACGACGGCGAACGTGGCGGTAAGTTTGATTTGCGTAACATCTTGTGCGATGAAAAAGGAATGTCGCCACTTGAAATTTGGTGTAACGAATCGCAAGAGCGTTATGTGCTTGCCGTTTCCCCTGAAAAACTCGACATTTTCACAGCATTGTGCGAAAGGGAAAGAGCCCCATTTGCGGTGATTGGCGAGGCAACGAAAGAGAAGCATTTAACCCTTGCTGACACCCATTTCAACAATAAGCCGATCGATTTGCCGATGAATGTACTGCTTGGTAAAACCCCGAAAATGCAACGAGATGCTTCGTCAAAAACCGTAAAAAATCCACCGCTTGTCACCGCTGATATTGATCTCAAAGAGGCATTTCATCGTGTATTACGTTTGCCTGCGGTGGCGGAAAAAACCTTCCTGATTACTATCGGAGACCGTTCGGTAACCGGTATGGTTGCACAAGATCAGATGGTCGGTCCGTGGCAAATTCCAGTGGCGGATTGTGCTGTCACCACCGCAAGTTTAGACAGCTATCACGGTGAAGCAATGTCAATTGGCGAGCGATCACCTGTTGCTTTGCTTGACTTTGCTGCCTCAGCTCGCCTCGCCGTGGCAGAAAGCATTACTAACATTGCTGCAACCAACATTGGTGATATTAAACGGATTAAACTTTCCGCAAACTGGATGTCAGCAGCAGGTCACGAGGGGGAAGATGCAGGGCTTTATGAAGCCGTAAAAGCCGTGGGCGAAGAGCTTTGCCCAACGCTTGGCATTACAATCCCAGTGGGTAAAGACTCAATGTCGATGCGAACCACTTGGGAAGAGAACGGCGAACAAAAATCGGTAACTGCGCCTCTTTCTCTCGTGATTTCCGCATTCGCCCGTGTGGAAGATGTGCGTAAAACCGTTACCCCACAACTTCGTACCGACAAAGGCGACACTCGCTTGCTGTTAATCGACTTAGGCGAAGGCAACAGCCGCTTAGGTGCGACCGCTCTGGCTCAAGTGTATAAACAGATCGGCGACAAACCGGCGGACGTGGTGAATGTGGCACGCTTAAAAGGTTTCTTTAACGCAATACAAACCTTGGTTCGTGATGGCAAGCTACTGGCTTACCACGATAAATCAGACGGTGGTTTAATCACGACCCTTGCGGAAATGGCATTTGCCGGAAATTGCAAAATTCGTGCTGAAATCGACCGCTTGGGAACAGACGACTTAGGCGTGCTGTTCAACGAAGAACTTGGGGCAGTTATTCAAGTTAAAACCTCTGATTTAGAGAGCGTACAAGCGGTATTAAAAGCGGAAAATCTTGCAAATCTTACCTACGATATCGGTTCAGTCGCACAGGGTGATGGCTTTGAAATCACCCGAAATGGCGAAATGGTATTCAGCCAAAAACGCTCCGAACTGCGAGGCATTTGGGCGGAATTAACCCACCAAATGCAACGCTTGCGTGATAATCCTGAGTGTGCAGACCAAGAATTTGCAGCGAAAAAAGACTCGAATAACAAAGGCTTATCGGCGTTTTTAACCTATGATGTGAATGATGACATTGCCCTGCCTTTCATCAACAAAGGCACGAAACCAACCATCGCTATCTTGCGTGAGCAAGGCGTAAACAGCCACTACGAAATGGCGGCAGCGTTCGACCGTGCTGGCTTTAATGCAATTGACGTGCATATGTCCGACTTGATCTCTGGTAGACGCAACCTAAACGACTTCAACGCAATGGTGGCGTGCGGTGGTTTTTCTTACGGCGACGTACTGGGTGCGGGCGGCGGCTGGGCGAAATCAATCCTATTCAACCCAATGTTGCGTGATCAATTCAGCCAATTCTTCGTTAACCCGAACACGCTGGCATTAGGGGTATGTAATGGTTGCCAAATGGTCTCCAATCTAGCGGAAATTATTCCAGGCACAGAAAACTGGCCACGCTTCGTGCGTAACAAATCCGAACGTTTTGAAGCTCGTGCCGCAATGGTGAAAATCAACGACACCAACTCGCTCTGGTTCAATGGAATAGCTGGCAGCCATATGCCGATTGCAGTCAGCCACGGTGAAGGGCAGGTGGAATTCAAGCGGTCGGAACAGCTCGAAAACTTGCAAAAACAGAACTTGGTCATTGCCCAATATGTCGATAGCCATCTCAACCCAACCGAACAATACCCAGCCAACCCGAACGGATCGGCGTTGGGTATTACTGCCATCGGCAACACGGACGGACGAGTCGCTATTATGATGCCACACCCAGAACGAGTGTTCCGAGCGGTCAGCAACTCTTGGTGCCCCGAAGATTGGACGGAAGATGGGGCTTGGATGCGGTTGTTTAGAAGTGCGAGAGTGGCGTTGGAGTATTAA